In Thalassophryne amazonica chromosome 14, fThaAma1.1, whole genome shotgun sequence, one DNA window encodes the following:
- the prkra gene encoding interferon-inducible double-stranded RNA-dependent protein kinase activator A homolog, with product MSQEGYPSAALNSSPNTSFNAHEQQKASTTKTPIQILHEYGTKTGNLPVYYLEKAEGEAHQPSFSISVTIGDVRCTGEGTSKKAAKHQAAEAALRDLHIDPGRVYIRVKSESNGVATETNKQPNSVGILQELALQRGWRLPEYTVLMEAGPPHKREFTVTCRMESLLETAVGNSKKAAKKGAAEKMVEKLQNLSGFSEITWTPQPSVRFESLRKSSAEKINLLRRNPLSIPNTDYIQMMLELSQEQGFEVTYFDIDELTVNGQYQCLAELSTSPVTVCHGTGISCSNAHNDAAHSALQYIKIMATIK from the exons ATGTCTCAGGAGGGCTACCCGTCGGCAGCACTAAATAGCTCCCCAAACACCAG CTTTAATGCACATGAGCAGCAGAAAGCCAGCACCACTAAAACACCAATACAAATCCTGCATGAGTATGGCACCAAAACTGGCAACCTCCCAGTGTATTATTTGGAGAAGGCTGAAGGCGAGGCCCACCAGCCCAGCTTCAGCATCAGTGTGACAATCGGAGATGTCAGATGCACAG GAGAAGGAACCAGTAAAAAGGCTGCCAAACACCAGGCTGCAGAGGCGGCGCTGCGCGATCTGCACATCGACCCTGGCAGAGT GTACATCCGCGTGAAGTCTGAGAGTAATGGAGTGGCAACAGAAACCAACAAACAGCCTAACTCAGTGGGGATACTGCAG GAGCTAGCGTTGCAGAGAGGATGGCGTCTTCCCGAATACACAGTTCTAATGGAAGCCGGTCCTCCACACAAAAGAGAATTCACAGTTACGTGCCGAATGGAATCCCTGTTAGAAACGG CTGTGGGAAATTCAAAAAAAGCAGCAAAGAAAGGAGCTGCAGAAAAAATGGTGGAAAAACTCCAAAATCTGTCAGGATTTTCTGAAATTACATGG ACACCTCAACCCAGTGTGAGatttgaaagcttgaggaaatCATCAGCAGAGAAGATAAATTTACTGAGGAGAAACCCGTTGAGCATTCCCAACACGGATTATATTCAGATGATGTTGGAGCTGTCCCAGGAGCAGGGCTTTGAAGTCACGTACTTTGACATTG ACGAGTTGACGGTGAACGGTCAGTACCAGTGTCTGGCCGAACTCTCTACTTCGCCCGTCACTGTGTGTCACGGCACGGGCATCTCCTGCAGCAATGCCCACAACGACGCTGCCCACAGCGCCCTGCAGTATATCAAGATTATGGCGACCATTAAATAA